Within Hydrogenispora ethanolica, the genomic segment GATCGGCGATGGCAACCTCGCCGCCGATATCCAACCCCAGGGCCACGCTGAGTTTGCCGGAGTTCCAAAAGGCTTTGGATTCCAAAGTATCCCGGAACGTTACGATCTGCGTCTCCTGGTTGGGAACCTCGATGCCGATCGCAGCCTTACCGGGGATCGGTGCTTCCAGGCGCAAACCTTTGGCCGCTAAAGCCAACGCCAGATCATCGGCTAAATTCACAATGCGACTGACCTTTACTCCCGGCGCAGGGTGCAGATCATAACGGGTAATCACCGGCCCGCAATGAACATCAATGACTTGGGCCTGAACCCCAAAATGGGCCAAAGTCTCTTCCAACTGGCGCGACTGTTCGGTACTGCGCGTACTCTTGCGAGGCGGACTGGCGGGGCCAAGTAAATTGGGATCCGGTAATACGTACTTCCCGTTACCCGGCTGCCGTACCGGAATAACCGCTTCTTTGGCAGGCCGTTCATCTCTCAGAGGCTCGGCCGCAGTCTCGCGCTGTTTCTTCTGTTCTTTTTTCTGTTCTTTCTCCTTTAACATTCCTTGGAGGGTGTTCAGGATCGAACTTTGACCCCGCTGATTCTCGGCAGGGGCACTCTCGCGGCCCGCAGCAACCGCCACTTCACTCACTGCAGCCGAACTCTCCGGATTGAACGAAGCCTTCGCTTCCTGATGTTGCGCGGCGATCGTTTCACCTGCCGGAGGCACGGAAGGCTTGGAGAAACGGGCGGCCCATCCGGCAATCACCTGGACGAGCGGGCGGTTCAAGGACAGGATTACCGCCACTGTCAACCAGATAAACAAAAACACGACACTCCCGAATTTACCGAACCAACTGTTCAGAGAAAACGCCAGCAGATGCCCGATCACTCCCCCGCCCCGGTAAGCCTGGTCCCATTGATTTCCCGTCAAAGGTACCCCGCTGCACAAATGCATGACCGTAATGGCCCAAAAGAATAAAAGCACCAAGGCCGTAAGGTTTCGGGCTAAACGCCGGTGTTGGCGCCTGGTCAATAATGTCCAGCCAATGACTGCGGCAATCACCACTGGAAAAATCGCGCCGCGTTCGCCAAAAACGAAATGAAGCGCACTCCGTAAAATTTCGCCGATTCCGCCGATAAAACCGGCTCCTTCCATGGAGATCGCTAACAGCGATAGCAACGAAACACCGATCAACAATACCCCGGCGATCTCCATCCGCTGTTCCGAAAAACGTTCGTCCCGAGCCAATTCCGTATGACTTTCCGAAGGTTTCTTTCCCCGGGCCATTATTGTTCCCCCTCCTCAAGCACCACGGAAACAACATTGGCGGAATGAGCAGCCACCCGTTCCAGGTTACTTAAAATCTCAACATACACGACTCCCGAACCCGGCCAACACTTTCCTTGGTTCAAGCGGTGAATATGATTTTGGCGCAATTCCTCTTCCAGCTTATTAATGCTTTCTTCGCGATGTTCGATCTGTTTGGCCAATTCCAGATTGTTTTCCCGTAAAGCCTGCGTCGTTTTGGTATAAAAATCAATCGCTTTGCCGAAGAACAGTTCAATTTCATTCAACGCCAATTCCGAAAATGGCAATTGTTCCTGGTATTTCTTCTCCGCCAGGTGGGCGATGTTATTGGCGTGATCGCCGACCCGCTCGATGTCGCTGACCGCATGAAGCAGCCCGGCCAGACGGTGGGATTGAACCTCGGTCAATGAATTTTGGGATAACAACGCCGAAAGGTAAAAGGTAATCTGTTCTTGAAGATCATCAACCAGCGCCTCATTGCGATATACCCCGTCCAACAGATGTACCTGGCCCTTGAAAAAAGCGAGCCGAACCGCTTTTAACATTTCAATGGTAGTTGCGGCCATCTGGTTAATCTCATGACTGGCCAAAATCAAAGCCAGGGCCGGACTTTGCAATGCGCGCCGGTCCAGGAAGGTTTTCCCGCCGTTGGCGGTGGTCTTGACCTGCTCCGCGAAGAGCGAAAAACCGAATTTGGAAGCGAGCAGGGTGACCGGGAACCAGATCAAAATGATGCTTATATTAAAGAAAGAATTTGCCAGGGCTAACTGCCAAACGTTAAACCATTGCGAAGTCGAGTTCCCCAAGGGAGTACTCCACTGAAAAACCGCTAATTCAAATTGATGAATCCAGACGCCTATCTCCCGGCTCATCGTATCGACAAGCAACAACATCAGCGGTAGGGCCAGCAGCCAAGCCACTCCGGTGGTCAGATTAAACGAGAAATGCATCCAATTGGCTTTTTTGGCGGTGGGAACCCGGTCGAGTCCAACCAGCATATTGATAATGGTGGTTCCGACATTGGCGCCGATAATGATGGCGATGGCGCCGCTCAAAAAGGCCGCATCGGTTAAACCCAAATTGATGCCGACAGCCGCTTGGGCAAAAACCACCATCGCATTGCAATTGCGCAACAGGATCGAAACACACAGTCCCAGTAAAAAACCGAGCCAAGGCTGATGAAAGATCCCTGTCAGCATCGCCAAAGTGGTTGATTCAGTGGCCAATAATACGAAAGCCTGGTGCAAGGCGATGAAACCCAAATACATCATGCCTAAATTAAAAAGGACTTGGCCGATGTAATGTAAATTCCGTTTCTTGATATAAAAATTGAGGATGAAACCGAAAAATAAAATCAAAAAAGCCCAGGCACCCAGGTTTAAAGCCATTAGATGAGCGTTAACCGTCATCCCCAGATTGACGCCGAGCATAATCCAGAGCGCCGGCAGCAGTCCCAACAATCCCGCATTCACCATGCTGGAGATAACTCCAAAGGTCAAAACGTTGCTTTGAAGCGCGGCGGCCATGCCGATGCCCGTAAAGATGCTGGCGTGAGGCTCCCGGGATTGTTTCTCAAGAATTGAGCGGATCCGCTCCCCTGCCAGCTTTTGAATGCCGTCACCGAATCGGGACACCGCATTCAGAAATATGGCCAATCCGCCGCATAAAATGAGCAGTCCTTCAATGGAAGCAGGCAAAGACGATCTTCCTCCTAGATGTTCTGATATATTATGATGGTTGACAAATCAGTTCTTGAAGCTTTTGGAAAATATCCTTAGTAATATTTCTCGGAACCGGCGTTATTTCCTGCCATTCATCGGAAATAGTTGACCGGAGGCCTCCCTACAGTATAACGTAATTTATCAAAAATAAAAACCCCCTGCTCGGGGGTTCAAAAAATTGACATTATAGTTCCAGGTTGCCATTCGGGGTTTAAGAAATCCTGAGGGTCGGTACTGATGACCCGAGTAATCCGGCCCTGACCTGCGGATAATGGCTGAACCATCAGACTCACCGCGCCTTTTTTCACCTCTACCGGCTCACACGGAGAATTTTCCCCACTATCATCCTCAAAGATAAGCTCCGGAGGTATGACCGTATATAATAGCATTATTGTTTCAACCTCCGTTTGGGATCATCTTTTTTAAGCTCGATCAATTCCTCCAGCTTCTTGAGGGCTTGACTGATGCCGCCGGCCTCATTAATCAGGCCGGCACCGACCGCGTCTCTGCCCACCAACACTGTTCCGATGTCCCGGACCAAATCTCCGGTGCGGAACATCAATTCCCTGAACTTTTCCTCGGAGACTGTCGAATGGTTGGTCACAAACTTAATAATCCGGTCCTGCATTTTTTCGAGGTACTCGTAAGTCTGGGGGACGCCGATTAACATTCCGGTCAGCCGCAGCGGGTGAATGGTCATGGTCGCCGTTTCGGCGATGAAACTGTAATCGGTGGAA encodes:
- a CDS encoding FtsK/SpoIIIE family DNA translocase, whose protein sequence is MARGKKPSESHTELARDERFSEQRMEIAGVLLIGVSLLSLLAISMEGAGFIGGIGEILRSALHFVFGERGAIFPVVIAAVIGWTLLTRRQHRRLARNLTALVLLFFWAITVMHLCSGVPLTGNQWDQAYRGGGVIGHLLAFSLNSWFGKFGSVVFLFIWLTVAVILSLNRPLVQVIAGWAARFSKPSVPPAGETIAAQHQEAKASFNPESSAAVSEVAVAAGRESAPAENQRGQSSILNTLQGMLKEKEQKKEQKKQRETAAEPLRDERPAKEAVIPVRQPGNGKYVLPDPNLLGPASPPRKSTRSTEQSRQLEETLAHFGVQAQVIDVHCGPVITRYDLHPAPGVKVSRIVNLADDLALALAAKGLRLEAPIPGKAAIGIEVPNQETQIVTFRDTLESKAFWNSGKLSVALGLDIGGEVAIADLRKMPHLLVAGSTGSGKSVCINTLIMSVLFKAFPNEVKLIMIDPKMVELSMYNGIPHLMAPVVTEAKKAAGVLKLVVDEMEKRYKTFAEARVREIDKYNEMVPEEERLPYILVVIDELADLMMIAPAEVEDAICRLAQMARATGIHLVIATQRPSVDVITGLIKANVPSRIAFAVKSQIDSRTILDTVGAERLLGRGDMLFAPVGAMKPNRIQGALVVEKEIELIIKHWKEQGEPNYQEQYVNVPESQDEVMKDEEDDLFWEAVRVVIEHGQASASVLQRKLRVGYTRAARLVDMMEAKGMIGPYEGSKPREVMITGRQLEELRKRASGP
- a CDS encoding Na/Pi cotransporter family protein, whose translation is MPASIEGLLILCGGLAIFLNAVSRFGDGIQKLAGERIRSILEKQSREPHASIFTGIGMAAALQSNVLTFGVISSMVNAGLLGLLPALWIMLGVNLGMTVNAHLMALNLGAWAFLILFFGFILNFYIKKRNLHYIGQVLFNLGMMYLGFIALHQAFVLLATESTTLAMLTGIFHQPWLGFLLGLCVSILLRNCNAMVVFAQAAVGINLGLTDAAFLSGAIAIIIGANVGTTIINMLVGLDRVPTAKKANWMHFSFNLTTGVAWLLALPLMLLLVDTMSREIGVWIHQFELAVFQWSTPLGNSTSQWFNVWQLALANSFFNISIILIWFPVTLLASKFGFSLFAEQVKTTANGGKTFLDRRALQSPALALILASHEINQMAATTIEMLKAVRLAFFKGQVHLLDGVYRNEALVDDLQEQITFYLSALLSQNSLTEVQSHRLAGLLHAVSDIERVGDHANNIAHLAEKKYQEQLPFSELALNEIELFFGKAIDFYTKTTQALRENNLELAKQIEHREESINKLEEELRQNHIHRLNQGKCWPGSGVVYVEILSNLERVAAHSANVVSVVLEEGEQ
- a CDS encoding YlzJ-like family protein; amino-acid sequence: MLLYTVIPPELIFEDDSGENSPCEPVEVKKGAVSLMVQPLSAGQGRITRVISTDPQDFLNPEWQPGTIMSIF